One region of Collinsella aerofaciens ATCC 25986 genomic DNA includes:
- a CDS encoding HAD hydrolase-like protein translates to MAALQLCERPVVLFDFDGTVADTGRAVMTSTRKTLAARGFSEAQMGDLRRMIGPPLWKSFHDFYGFSREESLVVADEYRAFFDELGPEEYPVFDGIPELLDGLVAQGKRLAVATSRMEAKCVDMVGELGLSQFEAVVGMNPPQGRETKADSVRDALAALGAAAGDAVMIGDRFNDVEGAHAMSVPCIGIYSGAAAPGEHEAAGADAVVHSVAELAKLFAI, encoded by the coding sequence ATGGCGGCATTGCAGCTATGCGAGCGGCCGGTTGTGCTGTTCGATTTTGACGGCACGGTGGCCGATACGGGCCGGGCGGTGATGACCTCGACGCGCAAGACGTTGGCCGCGCGCGGGTTTTCGGAGGCGCAGATGGGTGACCTGCGCCGCATGATCGGGCCGCCCCTGTGGAAGAGCTTTCACGACTTTTATGGCTTCTCCCGCGAGGAGTCGCTTGTGGTGGCCGACGAGTACCGCGCCTTTTTTGACGAGCTGGGACCGGAGGAGTATCCCGTGTTTGACGGGATCCCCGAGCTGCTGGATGGGTTGGTCGCCCAGGGCAAGCGCTTGGCCGTGGCGACGTCGCGCATGGAGGCAAAGTGCGTTGACATGGTGGGAGAGCTGGGACTTTCTCAGTTTGAGGCGGTGGTCGGCATGAATCCGCCGCAGGGGCGCGAGACCAAGGCCGATTCGGTCCGCGACGCGTTGGCGGCCTTGGGTGCGGCCGCGGGCGATGCCGTGATGATCGGCGATCGCTTTAACGACGTCGAGGGCGCGCACGCGATGAGCGTGCCGTGCATTGGTATCTATTCGGGCGCGGCGGCGCCGGGCGAGCACGAGGCGGCGGGTGCCGATGCAGTGGTGCACTCGGTGGCCGAGCTTGCTAAACTTTTCGCTATATAA
- a CDS encoding type II toxin-antitoxin system YafQ family toxin: protein MFEIKVEAQFKADYKRTMRIHPQLKTEFKAAVAELAAHGSLPAEYGAHELSNPGGNYNGHIDFHLSDGLVDVVVLYLPHKTNPVIRLVRMGAHQELFQGPLG from the coding sequence ATGTTTGAGATTAAAGTCGAGGCTCAGTTTAAGGCGGATTATAAACGGACGATGCGCATCCATCCGCAGCTAAAAACCGAGTTTAAGGCGGCGGTCGCAGAGCTTGCAGCTCACGGCTCGCTTCCCGCGGAATATGGCGCCCATGAGCTTTCAAACCCGGGCGGAAACTACAACGGCCACATCGATTTCCATCTATCCGATGGCTTGGTCGATGTGGTCGTTCTTTATCTTCCCCATAAGACTAACCCAGTGATTAGGCTGGTAAGAATGGGCGCTCATCAGGAGTTGTTTCAGGGTCCGCTGGGCTGA
- a CDS encoding IS110 family transposase yields the protein MSAEGEAIRSNDYRKDTTVKAPSTRPAAVLGLDVGKSSHWACLIDRDGEVLASAPVRNREAELDALFASAPAGTLVVVDQFRNIGSLAVRRARAAGLGVAHLPGLAASRAAGLFAGEAKTDERDAAVIARTALGVPDSLSGVPGVSVNLFFTSFAKQACRSRKGGFTGCANVFSPIPVTA from the coding sequence GTGAGTGCCGAGGGGGAGGCCATCCGGTCGAACGACTACCGGAAGGATACCACCGTGAAAGCGCCATCCACCAGACCCGCGGCCGTGCTCGGCCTGGACGTCGGCAAGTCGTCGCACTGGGCCTGCCTGATCGACCGCGACGGGGAGGTGCTGGCCAGCGCCCCCGTCCGCAACAGGGAGGCCGAGCTCGACGCGCTGTTCGCCTCCGCGCCCGCCGGCACGCTCGTCGTCGTCGACCAGTTCCGCAACATAGGGTCCCTCGCCGTGAGGCGGGCCCGCGCCGCGGGGCTCGGGGTCGCCCACCTGCCCGGGCTCGCCGCCAGCCGCGCCGCGGGCCTGTTCGCCGGCGAGGCCAAGACCGACGAGCGCGACGCCGCGGTGATCGCGCGGACCGCCCTGGGCGTGCCGGACTCCCTGTCGGGGGTCCCGGGTGTTAGCGTCAATCTATTTTTCACCAGTTTCGCTAAACAGGCGTGCCGTTCGCGCAAAGGCGGTTTCACCGGTTGCGCTAACGTATTTTCACCGATTCCGGTCACGGCTTGA
- a CDS encoding TIGR00730 family Rossman fold protein, giving the protein MIKNENVEGEPAYDETYRRGPVVMRGPMIPKDNTYANLLAPEDSTDWLHADPWRVLRIQAEFVDGFGALAELGPAVTIFGSARTPKTDPLYKAARTVGRKIAQRGVAVITGGGPGIMEAANRGAASVNGKSVGLGIELPHEQGLNKYVNLGMNFRYFFVRKTMFVKYSSGAIVFPGGFGTLDEMFEVLTLVQTHKVKRMPLVLVGSEYWQGLFDWLNGPVMSAGMISPLDPDLVHITDDLNEAVDIALSGLM; this is encoded by the coding sequence ATGATTAAGAATGAGAACGTCGAGGGCGAGCCCGCCTACGACGAGACGTACCGCCGCGGCCCCGTGGTTATGCGCGGCCCCATGATTCCTAAGGACAACACCTACGCCAACCTGCTGGCGCCCGAGGATTCGACCGACTGGCTGCATGCCGATCCCTGGCGCGTGCTGCGCATTCAGGCCGAGTTTGTCGATGGCTTCGGCGCGCTTGCCGAGCTTGGCCCCGCAGTGACCATCTTCGGCAGTGCCCGCACGCCTAAGACCGATCCGCTCTACAAGGCGGCGCGTACCGTCGGGCGCAAGATCGCGCAACGTGGCGTGGCGGTTATCACCGGTGGCGGCCCCGGCATCATGGAAGCGGCCAACAGGGGAGCGGCGAGTGTCAACGGCAAGTCAGTTGGCCTGGGCATTGAATTGCCGCACGAGCAGGGGCTCAATAAATACGTAAACCTCGGTATGAACTTCCGCTACTTCTTTGTGCGCAAAACCATGTTCGTTAAGTACAGCTCGGGCGCCATCGTGTTTCCCGGCGGCTTTGGCACGCTCGACGAGATGTTCGAGGTGCTCACGCTGGTGCAGACGCACAAGGTCAAGCGCATGCCGCTCGTGCTGGTGGGCAGCGAGTACTGGCAGGGCCTGTTCGACTGGCTCAACGGCCCGGTGATGAGCGCCGGTATGATCAGCCCGCTCGATCCGGATTTGGTACACATTACTGACGACCTCAACGAGGCCGTCGACATTGCGCTCAGCGGGTTGATGTAG
- a CDS encoding SDR family NAD(P)-dependent oxidoreductase: MGLFTGKTVIVTGGGKATLKDGSAGSIGYGIDIAFAKEGANLVITGRNVAKLEAAKESLEAEYGVKVLPVQADVSAGQDNEAVVQNVIDKAIEEFGRIDAVVNNAQASASGVTIADHTMDQFNLAIYSGLYATYLYMQKAYPHLKETKGSVVNFASGAGLFGNYGQCSYAAAKEGIRGLTRVAANEWGKDGINVNIVCPLAWTAALENFQDAYPEAFKANVHMPPAGHYGDVEKEIGRVVVQLCGPDFKYMNGETVTLEGGMGQRP; the protein is encoded by the coding sequence ATGGGACTTTTCACTGGTAAGACCGTGATCGTCACCGGCGGCGGCAAGGCCACGCTTAAGGACGGTTCCGCTGGCTCCATCGGCTACGGCATCGATATCGCTTTTGCCAAGGAGGGCGCGAACCTCGTCATCACCGGCCGCAACGTCGCTAAGCTCGAGGCCGCCAAGGAGTCTCTCGAGGCCGAGTACGGTGTCAAGGTTCTGCCTGTTCAGGCCGATGTTTCAGCCGGTCAGGACAACGAAGCCGTCGTCCAGAACGTCATCGACAAGGCCATTGAGGAGTTTGGCCGCATCGACGCCGTCGTCAACAATGCTCAGGCTAGCGCCTCGGGCGTGACCATCGCCGATCACACCATGGACCAGTTTAACCTGGCCATTTACTCCGGTCTGTATGCTACCTATCTGTACATGCAGAAGGCCTATCCGCACCTGAAGGAGACTAAGGGCTCCGTGGTCAACTTTGCCTCGGGCGCCGGCCTGTTTGGCAACTATGGCCAGTGCAGCTATGCTGCCGCCAAGGAGGGCATCCGCGGCCTGACCCGCGTTGCCGCCAACGAGTGGGGCAAGGACGGCATCAACGTCAATATCGTTTGCCCGCTTGCTTGGACCGCTGCGCTCGAGAACTTCCAGGATGCTTACCCCGAGGCTTTCAAGGCCAACGTCCACATGCCGCCGGCAGGCCACTACGGCGACGTTGAGAAGGAGATCGGCCGCGTGGTCGTTCAGCTCTGCGGTCCCGACTTTAAGTACATGAACGGCGAGACCGTCACCCTCGAGGGTGGCATGGGCCAGCGGCCGTAG
- a CDS encoding DegV family protein, translated as MSFAIITDSTSDISPARAQELGIYVIPLHVIIEGEDLLDQVQITAEEYVARMAGSEQLPHTSQPSAGEFKALFDRVRADGHDSAIFISLCSEWSACYSNACLVAETHELDVRCIDSRTGSGAEGLLVEYALAMREDGRSLDETEAQIRATLPDAHLLLIPRTLENLVKNGRAPKLAGQLTQMLNIRLTVSPEWQSGEIKAIKKGRGAKRIVANTMADCLAFLDEHPGSSVRVLTTGAAEEQELVNEALAGQDYVDAGTGPIGCTIATHVGVDAIAISYCPRYQPTR; from the coding sequence ATGTCTTTTGCCATCATAACCGACTCCACGTCGGACATCTCCCCCGCCCGCGCTCAAGAGCTCGGCATTTACGTGATTCCGCTGCATGTGATTATCGAGGGCGAGGACCTGCTCGACCAGGTACAGATTACCGCCGAGGAATACGTCGCGCGCATGGCCGGCTCCGAGCAACTGCCGCACACCTCGCAGCCGAGCGCCGGCGAGTTCAAGGCACTCTTTGACCGCGTGCGTGCTGACGGCCACGATAGCGCGATCTTTATCTCGCTGTGCAGCGAATGGTCCGCCTGCTATTCCAACGCATGCCTGGTCGCCGAGACCCACGAGCTCGACGTGCGCTGCATCGACTCGCGCACCGGCTCGGGTGCCGAAGGTCTGCTAGTAGAGTACGCGCTGGCCATGCGCGAGGACGGTCGCAGCTTGGACGAAACCGAGGCGCAGATCCGCGCGACGCTGCCCGACGCCCACCTGCTGCTGATTCCCCGCACGCTCGAGAACCTCGTTAAGAACGGCCGCGCGCCCAAGCTCGCCGGCCAGCTCACGCAGATGCTCAACATTCGCCTGACCGTTTCGCCGGAGTGGCAGTCGGGCGAGATCAAGGCCATCAAGAAGGGTCGCGGCGCCAAGCGCATCGTCGCCAACACCATGGCAGATTGCCTCGCGTTTTTGGACGAGCACCCGGGCTCAAGCGTGCGAGTGCTCACGACCGGCGCCGCCGAGGAGCAGGAGCTTGTCAACGAGGCACTCGCGGGCCAGGATTACGTAGACGCCGGCACCGGCCCCATCGGCTGCACCATCGCCACCCATGTAGGCGTCGACGCCATCGCCATCAGCTACTGCCCCCGCTACCAGCCAACTCGCTAG
- a CDS encoding type II toxin-antitoxin system RelB/DinJ family antitoxin: MSTATVKPTTVRIEEGLKEQATEFLDSVGLSLNSYLNLAVRQLVNQRKIPFEIVGRAEVPNEATRRAMVIAEAHELGVLPDDSPSFNNADELISFLDED, encoded by the coding sequence ATGTCTACAGCAACAGTTAAGCCTACGACGGTTCGCATCGAAGAGGGGCTCAAGGAGCAGGCGACTGAGTTCTTGGATTCGGTCGGCCTCAGCCTCAATTCCTATCTCAATCTTGCCGTTCGGCAGCTGGTAAATCAGCGAAAGATTCCTTTTGAGATTGTAGGAAGGGCGGAGGTGCCCAACGAGGCGACGAGGCGTGCCATGGTGATCGCCGAGGCTCATGAGTTGGGGGTTTTGCCGGACGATAGCCCATCATTCAACAACGCTGATGAGCTTATATCATTCCTCGATGAGGACTAG
- the istA gene encoding IS21 family transposase: MERNVMGELNVYRGSGAKPNFSEIARRHGMDRHTVAKYWREGEAAADGRSARGSAFDPLEEVIRAKAQLPGMTKMAVYAFLREGRGEGLPGYGAFTAWCRGRDVPFGGVGGREPHPRFETPPGRQLQFDWKEGMRLVDSEGEVFEFSVFTATLGYSRKHRFIPVRSRTLDDLLSCLLATFTRLGGVPEECITDNMSCLVTVSGRRRTRQERAWRFAREAGFELRLCAPRSPQTKGKDESANRFLNRLLAYGGEFTGWSGLAEAVARIEAQANSEPNRTTGLPPDALFMREKESLRPIGNLRLLESMVGDVSVQTVPPTMLVRAAGREWSVPRRCIGRRVSVIAMPGGQVVVRMAGEEVAVHDAASGPSRPINYDPDHYGQALEGKRGLADADIAEAARANLALLDSLGGA, encoded by the coding sequence ATGGAGCGAAACGTAATGGGAGAGCTGAACGTCTACAGGGGGTCCGGCGCGAAGCCGAACTTCAGCGAGATCGCGAGGAGGCACGGCATGGACCGGCACACGGTCGCCAAGTACTGGCGGGAGGGCGAGGCCGCCGCCGACGGGAGGTCCGCGAGGGGCAGCGCCTTCGACCCGCTCGAGGAGGTGATCCGCGCGAAGGCCCAGCTGCCCGGGATGACCAAGATGGCCGTGTACGCGTTCCTGCGCGAGGGCCGCGGGGAGGGGCTGCCCGGGTACGGCGCCTTCACCGCATGGTGCCGGGGCCGCGACGTGCCCTTCGGGGGTGTGGGCGGCCGCGAGCCGCACCCGCGGTTCGAGACGCCCCCGGGCAGGCAGCTGCAGTTCGACTGGAAGGAGGGCATGAGGCTCGTCGACTCGGAGGGCGAGGTCTTCGAGTTCAGCGTGTTCACCGCGACGCTCGGCTATTCCCGGAAGCACCGCTTCATACCGGTCAGGAGCCGCACGCTCGACGACCTGCTGTCCTGCCTGCTCGCCACCTTCACCCGCCTCGGCGGCGTCCCGGAGGAGTGCATCACGGACAACATGTCGTGCCTGGTGACCGTCTCGGGCCGCAGGAGGACCAGGCAGGAGAGGGCGTGGCGGTTCGCGCGGGAGGCCGGCTTCGAGCTCAGGCTCTGCGCGCCGCGCTCGCCGCAGACCAAGGGCAAGGACGAGTCGGCCAACCGCTTCCTGAACCGCCTGCTCGCCTACGGCGGCGAGTTCACCGGGTGGAGCGGCCTCGCCGAGGCGGTGGCCCGGATCGAGGCCCAGGCAAACTCGGAGCCGAACCGCACCACCGGCCTGCCGCCTGACGCGCTGTTCATGCGGGAGAAGGAGAGCCTGCGACCCATCGGGAACCTCCGTCTCCTCGAGTCGATGGTGGGCGACGTGAGCGTCCAGACCGTCCCGCCGACCATGCTCGTCAGGGCCGCCGGCAGGGAGTGGTCCGTGCCCAGGCGCTGCATCGGCCGGCGCGTGAGCGTCATAGCGATGCCCGGCGGCCAGGTCGTGGTGAGGATGGCCGGCGAGGAGGTCGCCGTCCACGACGCCGCGTCCGGGCCGTCGAGGCCCATCAACTACGACCCCGACCACTATGGGCAGGCCCTCGAGGGGAAGCGCGGCCTGGCCGACGCGGACATCGCCGAGGCCGCGCGCGCCAACCTCGCGCTGCTCGACTCGCTCGGAGGGGCGTGA
- a CDS encoding M20 family metallopeptidase — protein MNQVEQSVAEYVDEVWEDVVADIEQLVSYPSVAVAADAEPGAPFGRPVRDALDCALGIAQKLGYQTSDDDGYVGIADIPGRGDKQLATICHVDVVPAGPGWNTDPFAMERREGWLLGRGVIDDKGPAVLSLYAGAYLLKHGIVPRYTFRALLGCDEEVGMSDVHHYLENHADPDFLFTPDAEFPVCNAEKGQFGATFVSPKIDGGRIVSWSGAEASNAIPSQSICELAIAADELPAPVENADRLEITALDNGHAQIFAHGIGGHASMPEGTINAVGLIVAYLREAEDAFGARDERLLTPAEHEFVKFLAFVHADAYGRGLGIDATSPAFGPLTCNAGLIRVADGHIEQVIDVRFPDSTSADTIREQLDPLVGRFGVTCRVGRAKVPFSVSADDPAVKALIDTYNEFTGKHAEPFAMGGGTYARNFARAVSFGPEETGLELPAWGGQMHGPNECANEEQLKQALKIYIVAILRLNELEL, from the coding sequence ATGAATCAGGTGGAGCAGAGCGTTGCCGAGTATGTCGACGAGGTCTGGGAGGATGTCGTCGCCGATATCGAGCAGCTGGTGAGCTATCCGTCCGTGGCCGTTGCTGCCGATGCGGAGCCCGGCGCGCCGTTTGGCCGCCCGGTCCGTGACGCGCTCGATTGCGCGCTCGGCATCGCGCAGAAGCTCGGCTATCAAACGAGCGACGACGATGGGTATGTGGGAATCGCCGATATCCCGGGTCGCGGCGACAAGCAGCTCGCGACCATCTGCCACGTGGACGTGGTGCCCGCCGGCCCCGGCTGGAACACCGACCCGTTTGCGATGGAGCGTCGCGAGGGCTGGCTGCTCGGCCGTGGCGTGATTGATGACAAGGGTCCGGCGGTGTTGTCGCTCTACGCCGGTGCCTACCTGCTCAAGCACGGCATTGTGCCGCGCTATACCTTCCGCGCGCTGCTGGGCTGCGATGAGGAAGTGGGCATGTCCGACGTTCACCATTATCTGGAGAACCACGCAGACCCTGACTTTCTGTTTACGCCCGATGCCGAGTTCCCGGTCTGCAATGCCGAGAAGGGCCAGTTTGGGGCGACGTTTGTGAGCCCCAAGATCGACGGCGGGCGCATTGTGTCCTGGAGCGGTGCCGAGGCGAGCAACGCCATTCCGTCGCAGTCCATCTGCGAGCTCGCGATTGCCGCCGATGAGCTGCCGGCGCCGGTCGAGAACGCCGACCGCTTGGAGATTACGGCGCTCGATAACGGGCACGCGCAGATTTTTGCCCATGGCATTGGCGGTCATGCCTCGATGCCCGAGGGAACGATTAACGCCGTCGGCCTGATCGTGGCGTATCTGCGCGAGGCCGAGGACGCGTTTGGTGCACGCGACGAACGCCTGCTGACGCCTGCCGAGCACGAGTTCGTCAAGTTCCTGGCCTTTGTGCATGCGGATGCCTATGGCCGCGGCCTGGGTATCGATGCGACGAGTCCGGCGTTTGGCCCGCTTACCTGCAACGCTGGCCTCATCCGCGTGGCGGATGGCCATATTGAGCAGGTCATCGACGTGCGCTTCCCCGACAGCACGAGTGCCGATACCATCCGCGAGCAGCTCGACCCGCTCGTGGGCCGTTTTGGCGTGACGTGCCGTGTGGGTCGTGCGAAGGTGCCGTTCTCGGTGTCTGCCGACGATCCGGCCGTGAAGGCGCTTATCGATACCTATAACGAGTTCACCGGCAAGCATGCCGAGCCCTTTGCCATGGGCGGCGGCACGTACGCGCGCAACTTTGCCCGCGCCGTCTCGTTTGGCCCCGAGGAGACCGGCCTGGAGCTGCCCGCATGGGGCGGCCAGATGCACGGCCCCAACGAGTGCGCCAACGAGGAACAGCTCAAGCAGGCGCTCAAGATCTATATTGTTGCGATCCTCCGTTTGAATGAATTAGAGCTTTAG
- the istB gene encoding IS21-like element helper ATPase IstB has protein sequence MGAVAEGSPSIRAQANLSALGLHEMAASLPDYVRMVAAGERGFASALEEMTRVEVAAREVRITSQRIRSSGFPYVKGLADFDWDFQPSVPRAEIEELATLRFVERAENVLFVGSPGVGKTHLAVALGIEAVRAGREVRFVDCARLVEDLEDASSRGILKKRLKYYAHSRLLIIDELGYLDVGSAGADLLFQLISTRYEQRSTIITTNVGISGWGRVFGDDVAASAIADRVCHHCHLVKITGRSYRLKDLPRDGPVKP, from the coding sequence ATGGGCGCCGTCGCGGAGGGTAGCCCCTCGATCAGGGCGCAGGCGAACCTCTCCGCGCTCGGGCTGCACGAGATGGCGGCGTCCCTGCCCGACTACGTGAGGATGGTCGCCGCGGGCGAGCGGGGCTTCGCCTCCGCCCTCGAGGAGATGACGCGCGTCGAGGTCGCCGCCCGGGAGGTCAGGATTACCAGCCAGCGCATACGGTCGTCGGGGTTCCCCTACGTCAAGGGGCTGGCGGACTTCGACTGGGACTTCCAGCCGTCGGTCCCGCGCGCCGAGATCGAGGAGCTCGCGACCCTGAGGTTCGTCGAGCGGGCCGAGAACGTCCTGTTCGTGGGGAGCCCCGGCGTGGGCAAGACGCACCTCGCCGTCGCGCTGGGCATCGAGGCGGTCAGGGCGGGGCGCGAGGTCAGGTTCGTGGACTGCGCCCGGCTCGTCGAGGACCTGGAGGACGCCTCGTCGCGCGGCATCCTCAAGAAGAGGCTCAAGTACTACGCCCACTCGAGGCTGCTGATCATCGACGAGCTCGGCTACCTCGACGTCGGTAGCGCGGGCGCGGACCTGCTGTTCCAGCTGATATCGACGCGCTACGAGCAGCGCTCGACGATCATCACCACCAACGTGGGGATCAGCGGCTGGGGCAGGGTGTTCGGGGACGACGTGGCGGCGAGCGCGATCGCGGACAGGGTGTGCCACCACTGCCACCTGGTCAAGATAACGGGCAGGTCCTACAGGCTGAAGGACCTGCCGAGGGACGGTCCCGTCAAGCCGTGA
- the tgt gene encoding tRNA guanosine(34) transglycosylase Tgt yields the protein MDQSLFKFDLIAEDPTTHARAGVLHTPHGDIETPIFMPVGTKANVKGIPTETVKQLGAQIVLANTYHLSMRPGEDTIAELGGLHKFMNWHGPILTDSGGFQVFSHNDAVKLTDEGVRFIVNDYDGRHVFWTPEDNMEIAMKLGSDICMQLDQCPGYPATRAYVERAVELSSMWAERCYNAHTRDDQALFGIVQGGMHLDLRLRSLRHLEECGDFPGYGIGGYSVGEDHETMFETLAPLVSEYMPKHKPRYLMGVGNPTTLVRGVGVGIDMFDCVLPTRTGRMGTAFSSEGRLNFRNARFAHDDGPIDPTCTCPVCTGGYSRALIRHMVTQKEMLGGILLSMHNIYYLLNLMQRARQAIIEGRYGAFVSDWMNSPAAVDY from the coding sequence ATGGACCAGAGCCTTTTTAAATTCGACCTGATCGCCGAGGACCCGACGACGCATGCGCGTGCCGGCGTGCTGCACACCCCGCACGGCGACATCGAGACGCCGATCTTCATGCCCGTGGGCACCAAGGCAAACGTCAAGGGCATTCCTACCGAGACCGTTAAACAGCTCGGCGCCCAGATCGTGCTTGCCAATACTTATCACCTGTCCATGCGTCCCGGCGAGGACACCATCGCCGAGCTGGGCGGGCTGCACAAGTTTATGAACTGGCATGGCCCCATTCTTACCGACTCGGGCGGCTTCCAAGTGTTCAGCCACAACGACGCCGTCAAGCTCACCGACGAGGGTGTGCGCTTTATCGTCAACGATTACGACGGTCGCCACGTGTTCTGGACGCCCGAGGACAACATGGAAATCGCCATGAAACTCGGCTCCGACATCTGCATGCAGCTCGACCAGTGCCCGGGCTATCCCGCCACGCGCGCCTACGTTGAGCGCGCCGTGGAGCTGTCGAGCATGTGGGCCGAGCGCTGCTATAATGCACACACCCGCGATGATCAGGCACTCTTTGGCATCGTCCAGGGTGGCATGCATCTGGACCTGCGCCTGCGTTCGCTGCGCCATCTGGAAGAGTGCGGCGACTTCCCCGGTTACGGCATCGGTGGCTACTCGGTGGGCGAGGACCACGAGACCATGTTCGAGACCCTGGCACCGCTCGTAAGCGAGTACATGCCCAAGCACAAGCCGCGCTACCTGATGGGCGTCGGCAACCCCACCACCCTCGTGCGCGGTGTGGGTGTGGGCATCGACATGTTCGACTGCGTGCTACCGACGCGCACCGGCCGTATGGGCACGGCGTTTTCGAGTGAGGGTCGCCTCAACTTCCGCAACGCGCGCTTTGCGCACGACGACGGCCCCATCGATCCCACCTGCACCTGCCCGGTGTGCACGGGCGGTTACAGCCGCGCACTCATTCGCCACATGGTCACGCAGAAGGAGATGCTCGGCGGCATTCTGCTGTCGATGCACAACATCTACTACCTGCTCAACCTTATGCAGCGTGCCCGTCAGGCCATTATCGAGGGCCGTTACGGCGCATTCGTGAGCGATTGGATGAATAGTCCTGCCGCGGTGGATTACTAA
- a CDS encoding IS110 family transposase has translation MLTVPGIGPRTAAQLAVSVDIGRFPDHDHLASYCGIAPRVRSSGTSVRSVRASRRGDARLKSLLIFSCNSLVRSSGRYGEYYRACRARGMGHGRALKAVARKRLRAIYAVMRDRVPYRE, from the coding sequence CTGCTCACCGTGCCCGGCATCGGCCCGAGGACCGCGGCGCAGCTCGCGGTGTCGGTCGACATCGGGAGGTTCCCGGACCACGACCACCTGGCCTCGTACTGCGGCATAGCCCCGAGGGTGAGGAGCTCCGGCACGTCGGTGAGGTCGGTCAGGGCGTCCAGGCGCGGCGACGCGAGGCTCAAGTCCCTGCTGATCTTCTCGTGCAACAGCCTGGTGAGGTCCTCGGGGCGCTACGGCGAGTACTACCGGGCCTGCAGGGCGCGGGGCATGGGGCACGGGCGGGCGCTCAAGGCCGTCGCGAGGAAGCGGCTCAGGGCGATATACGCCGTGATGCGCGACCGGGTGCCCTACCGGGAGTAG
- a CDS encoding IS3 family transposase (programmed frameshift), with translation MRDPRHPRHFTDEFKRQIVDLYNAGKPKREIMDEYDLGKSTVERWIKSINATGSPRAACNRTPEQNRILELERENRRLRMEVDVLKPSGADIRSKVRAIAANEGRYPISAQCRLLGVARSTYYSMRSRADRPAAPDPAAPAVVAAHAASKGRYGSRKIKASLERSGVTVSRRRVCRIMRENGLVSAYGRKRFKVHPGAVNEADVPNVVARGFGGRAPRTHICSDLTYVRVGASWNYVCLLVDLYNREIVGHSAGPRKDARLVKSAFATLSFPISDIEVFHTDRGSEFDNAEIDLMLEAFGIERSLSAKGCPYDNAVDESTNRILKAELVHRETFGTTRELRAKLSDYVHWYNNFRIHSTLGYMSPVEFREAGLSLPESSK, from the exons ATGAGGGACCCCAGGCACCCGAGGCATTTCACCGACGAGTTCAAGAGGCAGATAGTCGACCTCTACAACGCCGGCAAGCCCAAGCGCGAGATCATGGACGAGTACGACCTCGGCAAGAGCACCGTGGAGAGGTGGATCAAGTCGATAAACGCGACCGGCTCGCCGCGCGCCGCGTGCAACCGCACGCCCGAGCAGAACCGGATCCTGGAGCTCGAGCGCGAGAACCGCAGGCTCCGGATGGAGGTCGACGTCTTAAAAC CAAGCGGCGCTGATATACGCTCGAAAGTGAGGGCCATAGCGGCCAACGAGGGCCGCTACCCCATATCAGCGCAGTGCAGGCTCCTCGGCGTCGCGAGGTCGACGTACTACTCCATGCGCTCGCGGGCCGACCGGCCCGCCGCGCCGGACCCCGCCGCGCCGGCCGTGGTCGCGGCCCACGCCGCCAGCAAGGGCCGGTACGGCTCGCGCAAGATAAAGGCGTCGCTCGAGAGGTCGGGCGTCACCGTCAGCCGGCGCCGGGTCTGCCGCATCATGAGGGAGAACGGCCTGGTCAGCGCATACGGCAGGAAGAGGTTCAAGGTGCACCCCGGGGCGGTCAACGAGGCCGACGTGCCCAACGTCGTCGCGCGCGGCTTCGGCGGCAGGGCGCCGCGCACCCATATATGCAGCGACCTGACCTACGTGCGCGTCGGGGCCTCGTGGAACTACGTCTGCCTGCTCGTCGACCTCTACAACAGGGAGATCGTCGGCCACTCCGCCGGGCCCAGGAAGGACGCCCGGCTGGTCAAGTCGGCGTTCGCGACGCTCTCCTTCCCCATCTCGGACATCGAGGTCTTCCACACGGACCGCGGCAGCGAGTTCGACAACGCCGAGATCGACCTGATGCTCGAGGCCTTCGGCATTGAGAGGTCGCTGTCGGCCAAGGGCTGCCCCTACGACAACGCCGTCGACGAGTCGACCAACAGGATACTGAAGGCCGAGCTCGTCCACCGCGAGACGTTCGGCACGACGCGCGAGCTCCGGGCCAAGCTCTCGGACTACGTGCACTGGTACAACAACTTCAGGATCCACTCGACGCTGGGCTACATGTCTCCGGTCGAGTTCAGGGAGGCGGGGCTGTCCCTCCCGGAATCGTCCAAATAG